The Amycolatopsis sp. 195334CR genome window below encodes:
- the nuoH gene encoding NADH-quinone oxidoreductase subunit NuoH: MQAQEMTRAEILADDPWWLVLIKAVVILLIGPILTIFLIVWERKAVGRMQNRPGPNRVGPGGYLQSLADALKLPFKEQIIPDTADRKVYFLAPVLSAVPALVGLSAIPFGPEVSIFGERTLLQLVDLPVGVLVILACSSIGVYGIVLAGWSSGSPYPLLGGLRSAAQVISYEIAMGLSIVGVILYAQSMSTSDIVASQQSGWYFYLLLPSFVIYLISMVGETNRAPFDLPEAESELVGGFHTEYSSMKFAMFFLAEYVNMVIVSAFATTLFLGGWMFPFVGADHALNSGWLPVIWFMAKMFVLLFGFIWLRGTLPRYRYDQFMRLGWKVLVPLNLVWIVMIATIRAIRGTDEVPLGVWIAVGAVVLLVLVVIAFMVPEKQLRDADSVPVTGSDYPLPPLDLKVPETTPRQRALKAKARVSKKQPAAVSAGRENTDGDV; this comes from the coding sequence ATGCAGGCCCAGGAAATGACCCGCGCGGAGATCCTGGCCGACGACCCGTGGTGGCTGGTGCTGATCAAGGCCGTGGTCATCCTGCTGATCGGCCCGATCCTGACGATCTTCCTGATCGTCTGGGAGCGCAAGGCGGTCGGCCGGATGCAGAACCGGCCCGGCCCCAACCGCGTCGGCCCCGGCGGGTACCTGCAGTCGCTCGCGGACGCGCTGAAGCTGCCGTTCAAGGAACAGATCATCCCGGACACCGCCGACCGCAAGGTGTACTTCCTGGCGCCGGTGCTGTCCGCGGTCCCCGCGCTGGTCGGGCTCTCGGCGATCCCGTTCGGCCCGGAGGTCTCGATCTTCGGTGAGCGGACCCTGCTGCAGCTGGTCGACCTGCCGGTCGGCGTGCTGGTGATCCTCGCCTGCTCCTCGATCGGCGTGTACGGCATCGTGCTGGCGGGCTGGTCGTCCGGTTCGCCATACCCCCTGCTCGGCGGGCTGCGCTCGGCGGCGCAGGTGATCTCCTACGAGATCGCGATGGGCCTGTCGATCGTCGGCGTGATCCTGTACGCGCAGTCGATGTCCACCAGCGACATCGTCGCCTCGCAGCAGTCGGGCTGGTACTTCTACCTGCTGCTGCCGAGCTTCGTGATCTACCTGATCTCCATGGTCGGCGAGACCAACCGCGCGCCGTTCGACCTGCCGGAGGCCGAATCCGAGCTGGTCGGCGGCTTCCACACCGAGTACAGCTCGATGAAGTTCGCCATGTTCTTCCTCGCCGAGTACGTGAACATGGTGATCGTCTCGGCGTTCGCCACCACGTTGTTCCTCGGCGGCTGGATGTTCCCGTTCGTCGGCGCCGACCACGCGCTGAACAGCGGCTGGCTGCCGGTCATCTGGTTCATGGCCAAGATGTTCGTGCTGCTGTTCGGATTCATCTGGCTGCGCGGCACGCTGCCCCGGTACCGCTACGACCAGTTCATGCGCTTGGGCTGGAAGGTGCTGGTCCCGCTGAACCTGGTGTGGATCGTCATGATCGCCACCATCCGGGCCATCCGCGGCACCGACGAGGTGCCGCTGGGGGTGTGGATCGCGGTCGGCGCGGTGGTGCTCCTGGTGCTCGTGGTGATCGCGTTCATGGTGCCGGAGAAGCAGTTGCGCGACGCCGACAGCGTGCCGGTCACCGGCAGCGACTACCCGCTGCCCCCGCTCGATCTCAAGGTCCCCGAGACCACCCCGCGCCAACGGGCGCTCAAGGCCAAGGCACGGGTGTCGAAGAAGCAGCCCGCCGCGGTCTCCGCCGGAAGGGAGAACACCGATGGGGATGTTTGA
- a CDS encoding NADH-quinone oxidoreductase subunit J, translating to MITALLAQAPPLPEAVPVTTGETIAFWVLAPLAVAGALGMIFARNAVHSALWLVLTMLSLGVLYMVQQAPFLGFTQIIVYTGAIMMLFLFVLMLVGRDSSDSVVEVLRGQRLAAALLGIGMAGLFAAALARSLADVTPAPLVDPASPQGGAAGGLGRKIFTEYLFPFELTSALLITAAMGAMVLAFSDRHGKGGKKSQKELVVARFRGEHARPSPLPGPGVFATANSVATPALLPDGSVAPESLSEIIESTTASHFESERKQVAGDEPGPDAHALVGGKEEKDEGEAK from the coding sequence ATGATCACCGCGCTGCTCGCGCAGGCTCCGCCGCTGCCGGAGGCGGTGCCGGTAACCACCGGGGAGACCATCGCCTTCTGGGTGCTGGCCCCGCTCGCGGTGGCCGGTGCGCTCGGCATGATCTTCGCCCGCAACGCGGTGCACTCCGCGCTGTGGCTGGTGCTGACCATGCTCTCGCTCGGTGTGCTCTACATGGTCCAGCAGGCGCCGTTCCTCGGCTTCACCCAGATCATCGTCTACACCGGCGCGATCATGATGCTGTTCCTGTTCGTGCTGATGCTGGTCGGCCGCGACTCCTCGGACTCGGTGGTGGAGGTGCTGCGCGGGCAGCGGCTCGCCGCCGCGCTGCTCGGCATCGGCATGGCCGGGCTGTTCGCCGCCGCGCTGGCCCGGTCGCTGGCCGACGTCACCCCGGCTCCGCTGGTCGACCCGGCCAGCCCGCAGGGCGGTGCGGCGGGCGGCCTCGGCCGCAAGATCTTCACCGAGTACCTCTTCCCGTTCGAGCTGACCTCGGCGCTGCTGATCACCGCGGCGATGGGCGCGATGGTGCTGGCCTTCTCCGACCGGCACGGCAAGGGCGGCAAGAAGTCGCAGAAGGAACTGGTGGTGGCCCGCTTCCGCGGTGAGCACGCCCGGCCTTCGCCGCTGCCCGGCCCCGGGGTGTTCGCCACCGCCAACTCGGTGGCCACCCCCGCGCTGCTGCCGGACGGTTCGGTGGCGCCCGAGTCGCTGTCGGAGATCATCGAGTCCACCACCGCCTCGCACTTCGAGAGCGAGCGCAAGCAGGTCGCCGGCGACGAGCCCGGCCCCGACGCGCACGCACTGGTCGGTGGCAAGGAAGAAAAGGACGAAGGCGAAGCGAAATGA
- the nuoK gene encoding NADH-quinone oxidoreductase subunit NuoK has protein sequence MTPTNYLLLSALLFSIGAVGVLVRRNAIVVFMCIELMLNAVNLTLVTFARINGNLDGQVMAFFVMVVAAAEVVVGLAIIMSIFRTRRSASVDDTNLLKY, from the coding sequence ATGACGCCGACGAACTACCTCCTGCTCTCCGCGCTGCTGTTCTCCATCGGTGCGGTCGGGGTGCTGGTGCGCCGCAACGCGATCGTGGTGTTCATGTGCATCGAGCTGATGCTCAACGCGGTGAACCTCACGCTGGTCACCTTCGCCAGGATCAACGGCAATCTCGACGGCCAGGTGATGGCGTTCTTCGTGATGGTCGTGGCCGCCGCCGAAGTGGTGGTCGGGCTGGCGATCATCATGTCGATCTTCCGCACCCGCCGGTCGGCCTCGGTCGACGACACGAACCTGCTGAAGTACTAG
- the nuoE gene encoding NADH-quinone oxidoreductase subunit NuoE: MTSSTERPEPGPDYADETHVSAGGDVDVRGIAPGDSASILDTAVLESPFGPDIVEKAQQIIARYPVSRSALLPMLHLVQSVQGYVTQEGIAFCAGQLDLSDAEVSAVATFYTMYKRRPCGEHLVSVCTNTLCAALGGDDIYQKLQRHLGSDEKPLGHEETAGTPGEPGSITLEHAECLAACDLGPVIQVNYEYFDNQTTDKAVALVDALRAGKKPAPTRGAPLSDFKGAELQLAGFFPEDERTYRAEVDGPSQAVETLRGAQVAQERGWTAPVMEDVPLPAVEEKK, encoded by the coding sequence ATGACCTCTTCGACGGAACGCCCGGAGCCGGGCCCCGACTACGCCGACGAGACGCACGTCTCGGCCGGTGGTGACGTGGACGTGCGGGGGATCGCGCCCGGCGACTCGGCGTCCATTTTGGACACCGCTGTGCTGGAGAGCCCGTTCGGGCCGGACATCGTGGAGAAGGCGCAGCAGATCATCGCGCGCTACCCGGTGAGCCGCTCGGCGCTGCTGCCGATGCTGCACCTGGTGCAGTCGGTGCAGGGGTACGTCACGCAGGAGGGCATCGCCTTCTGCGCCGGGCAGCTGGACCTGTCCGACGCCGAGGTCAGCGCGGTCGCGACGTTCTACACCATGTACAAGCGCCGCCCGTGCGGTGAGCACCTGGTCAGCGTCTGCACGAACACGCTGTGCGCCGCGCTCGGCGGGGACGACATCTACCAGAAGCTCCAGCGCCACCTCGGTTCCGACGAAAAGCCGTTGGGGCACGAGGAAACCGCGGGCACGCCTGGCGAGCCCGGCTCGATCACCCTCGAGCACGCGGAGTGCCTGGCCGCCTGCGACCTCGGCCCGGTGATCCAGGTCAACTACGAGTACTTCGACAACCAGACCACCGACAAGGCGGTCGCGCTGGTCGACGCGCTGCGGGCGGGCAAGAAGCCCGCGCCGACGCGCGGCGCCCCGCTGAGCGACTTCAAGGGCGCGGAACTGCAGCTCGCCGGGTTCTTCCCGGAGGACGAGCGCACCTACCGCGCCGAGGTGGACGGGCCGTCGCAGGCCGTGGAAACGCTGCGGGGCGCGCAGGTCGCGCAGGAGCGCGGCTGGACCGCGCCGGTGATGGAAGACGTGCCGCTGCCCGCCGTCGAAGAGAAGAAGTGA
- the nuoF gene encoding NADH-quinone oxidoreductase subunit NuoF yields MADPITPVLTKRWLSPDSWRLATYERLEGYTALRKALAGTPEQLVTLIKNAGLRGRGGAGFPAGVKWSFMPPNEDKPHYLVINADEGEPGTCKDIPLMMADPHSLIEGCVIASYAMRSHHCFIYVRGEALHCIRRLNAAVREAYEAGYLGKDIVGSGFDLDITVHAGAGAYICGEETALLDSLEGRRGQPRLKPPFPAAAGLYAAPTTVNNVETIASAPYIVNAGADWFRKMGSEKSPGPKIYSISGHVTNPGQYECPLGTTLRQLLDMAGGMKDGIPLKFWTPGGSSTPMFTAEHLDTPLDFEGAAEAGSMLGTTAVMVFNETVSVPWAVMKWTQFYEHESCGKCTPCREGTYWLAQILERMVEGKGTEADIDTLLDVCDNILGRSFCALGDGAVSPITSGIKYFRDEFLALCESNKRELVGAQA; encoded by the coding sequence ATGGCTGACCCCATTACCCCGGTCCTCACCAAGCGCTGGCTCTCGCCGGATTCCTGGCGGCTGGCCACCTACGAGCGCCTCGAGGGCTACACCGCGCTGCGCAAGGCGCTGGCCGGTACGCCGGAGCAGCTGGTCACCCTGATCAAGAACGCGGGCCTGCGCGGCCGCGGCGGGGCCGGCTTCCCGGCCGGCGTGAAGTGGTCGTTCATGCCGCCCAACGAGGACAAGCCGCACTACCTGGTGATCAACGCCGACGAGGGCGAACCGGGTACCTGCAAGGACATCCCGCTGATGATGGCGGACCCGCACTCGCTGATCGAGGGCTGCGTGATCGCCTCGTACGCGATGCGCTCGCACCACTGCTTCATCTACGTCCGCGGTGAGGCGCTGCACTGCATCCGCCGCCTCAACGCGGCCGTGCGCGAGGCCTACGAAGCCGGGTACCTCGGCAAGGACATCGTCGGCAGCGGGTTCGACCTCGACATCACCGTGCACGCGGGCGCCGGTGCCTACATCTGCGGTGAGGAAACCGCGCTGCTCGACTCGCTGGAGGGCCGTCGCGGCCAGCCGCGGCTCAAGCCGCCGTTCCCCGCGGCCGCCGGTCTCTACGCCGCGCCGACCACGGTGAACAACGTGGAGACCATCGCCAGCGCGCCCTACATCGTCAACGCCGGGGCCGACTGGTTCCGCAAGATGGGCAGCGAGAAGTCGCCCGGCCCGAAGATCTACTCGATCTCCGGCCACGTGACCAACCCCGGCCAGTACGAGTGCCCGCTCGGCACCACGCTGCGCCAGCTGCTGGACATGGCCGGCGGCATGAAGGACGGCATCCCGCTGAAGTTCTGGACGCCGGGTGGTTCGTCCACGCCGATGTTCACCGCGGAGCACCTGGACACCCCGCTGGACTTCGAGGGCGCCGCCGAGGCGGGCTCGATGCTCGGCACCACCGCGGTGATGGTGTTCAACGAGACGGTTTCCGTGCCGTGGGCCGTGATGAAGTGGACCCAGTTCTACGAGCACGAGTCGTGCGGCAAGTGCACGCCGTGCCGTGAGGGCACCTACTGGCTGGCGCAGATCCTCGAGCGCATGGTCGAGGGCAAGGGCACCGAGGCCGACATCGACACCCTGCTCGACGTCTGCGACAACATCCTCGGCCGCTCCTTCTGCGCGCTCGGTGACGGTGCGGTCAGCCCGATCACCAGTGGCATCAAGTACTTCCGGGACGAGTTCCTGGCCCTGTGTGAGAGCAACAAGCGCGAGCTGGTGGGAGCGCAGGCATGA
- the nuoI gene encoding NADH-quinone oxidoreductase subunit NuoI, producing the protein MGMFDPIKGFGVTFSMMFKKVATEEYPEAGAPAAPRYHGRHQLNRHPDGLEKCVGCELCAWACPADAIFVEGGDNTEEERYSPGERYGADYQINYLRCIGCGLCVEACPTRSLTMINFYELADDDRQRLIYTKEDLLAPLLPGMEQPPHPMRLGENEQDYYVNGPQLAREQGSAS; encoded by the coding sequence ATGGGGATGTTTGATCCCATCAAGGGCTTCGGCGTCACCTTCTCGATGATGTTCAAGAAGGTGGCCACCGAGGAGTACCCGGAGGCCGGGGCGCCGGCGGCGCCGCGCTACCACGGGCGCCACCAGCTCAACCGGCACCCGGACGGGCTGGAGAAGTGCGTCGGCTGCGAGCTGTGCGCCTGGGCCTGCCCGGCCGACGCGATCTTCGTCGAGGGTGGTGACAACACCGAGGAGGAGCGCTACTCGCCCGGCGAGCGGTACGGCGCGGACTACCAGATCAACTACCTGCGCTGCATCGGCTGCGGCCTGTGCGTCGAGGCCTGCCCGACCCGGTCCCTGACGATGATCAACTTCTACGAGCTGGCCGACGACGACCGCCAGCGGCTGATCTACACCAAGGAGGACCTGCTCGCCCCGCTGCTGCCCGGCATGGAGCAACCGCCGCACCCGATGCGGCTCGGCGAAAACGAGCAGGACTACTACGTGAACGGGCCGCAGCTGGCTCGTGAGCAAGGGAGCGCGTCATGA
- a CDS encoding NADH-quinone oxidoreductase subunit G, translated as MTIAPDKPSSTEETPVPEGHVKLIIDGEEVIAPKGELIIRTAERLGTSIPRFCDHPLLDPAGACRQCLVEVEMNGRPMPKPQASCTMTVADGMVVKTQLTSPVADKAQQGVMELLLINHPLDCPICDKGGECPLQNQALAHGRAESRFVDTKRTFPKPLPISSQVLLDRERCVLCQRCTRFSAQIAGDPFIELLERGAHQQIGTAETADVLDMASRTTSGQPFQSYFSGNTIQICPVGALTSAAYRFRSRPFDLVSSPSVCEHCSSGCAERTDFRRGKVMRKLAGDDPQVNEEWICDKGRFAFRYAGAEDRLRRPMVRNAQTGELEETSWTDALRAAADGLAKARDGKGAAVLPGGRLTVEDAYAYSKFARIALRTNDIDYRARAHSAEELDFLTAHVVGTTPETGVTFSAIENAPTVLCVAFEPEEEAPIVFLRLRKAARTKKAKIVHLGQWTTPSVRKTFGELLACVPGGEAAAIDALAQHAPDLDEALAAGGVVLVGERAAEVPGLFSALLRLTARTGARLAWIPRRAGERGGVEVGALPTLLPGGRSVASAEDRAEVAEAWGVGELPAEPGRDLTGILEAASGGQLDGLLVGGLDPADLPDPDLAARALANVGFVVSLELRESAVTAHADVVLPIAPAVEKSGSFLNWEGRRREFTVTLEGTGALPDCRVLDTLAVEMDADLFTQTPAAAAGDLARLATRRGGQAPEVAAPAAPKPGAGQAVLATWRQLLDKASLQDGEPHLAGTARPVVARLSEATANGMETVTVSTERGAITLPVVVADLPDGVVWLPGNSEGSQVRAALAAGHGSVVSIAGGER; from the coding sequence ATGACCATCGCACCCGACAAGCCCTCGTCGACGGAAGAGACGCCCGTCCCCGAAGGCCACGTCAAACTGATCATCGACGGTGAAGAGGTGATCGCGCCCAAGGGCGAGCTGATCATCCGGACCGCGGAGCGGCTCGGCACCTCGATCCCGCGCTTCTGCGACCACCCGCTGCTCGACCCGGCGGGCGCCTGCCGCCAGTGCCTGGTCGAGGTGGAGATGAACGGCCGCCCGATGCCGAAGCCGCAGGCCTCGTGCACGATGACGGTGGCCGACGGCATGGTGGTCAAGACCCAGCTGACCTCGCCGGTGGCGGACAAGGCGCAGCAGGGCGTGATGGAGCTGCTGCTGATCAACCACCCGCTGGACTGCCCGATCTGCGACAAGGGTGGCGAGTGCCCGCTGCAGAACCAGGCGCTGGCGCACGGCCGCGCGGAGTCGCGGTTCGTCGACACCAAGCGGACCTTCCCGAAGCCGCTGCCGATCTCCAGCCAGGTGCTGCTCGACCGCGAGCGCTGCGTGCTCTGCCAGCGCTGCACCCGGTTCTCCGCGCAGATCGCCGGTGACCCGTTCATCGAGCTGCTCGAACGCGGGGCGCACCAGCAGATCGGCACCGCGGAAACGGCCGACGTGCTGGACATGGCCTCGCGCACGACCAGCGGGCAGCCGTTCCAGAGCTACTTCTCCGGCAACACCATCCAGATCTGCCCGGTGGGCGCGCTGACCAGTGCGGCCTACCGGTTCCGGTCGCGGCCGTTCGACCTGGTGTCCTCGCCGAGCGTGTGCGAGCACTGCTCGTCGGGCTGCGCCGAGCGCACGGACTTCCGCCGCGGCAAGGTGATGCGGAAGCTGGCCGGGGACGACCCGCAGGTCAACGAGGAGTGGATCTGCGACAAGGGCCGGTTCGCGTTCCGGTACGCCGGCGCCGAGGACCGCCTCCGCCGCCCGATGGTGCGCAACGCGCAGACCGGTGAGCTGGAGGAAACCTCCTGGACCGACGCGCTGCGCGCGGCCGCCGACGGCCTGGCCAAGGCCCGCGACGGCAAGGGCGCGGCGGTGCTGCCCGGCGGCAGGCTGACCGTCGAGGACGCCTACGCGTACTCGAAGTTCGCCCGGATCGCCCTGCGCACCAACGACATCGACTACCGCGCGCGGGCGCACTCGGCGGAGGAGCTGGACTTCCTCACCGCGCACGTGGTCGGCACCACCCCGGAGACCGGGGTGACCTTCTCGGCCATCGAGAACGCGCCGACCGTGCTGTGCGTGGCCTTCGAGCCGGAGGAGGAGGCGCCGATCGTCTTCCTGCGGCTGCGCAAGGCGGCCCGCACGAAGAAGGCCAAGATCGTCCACTTGGGACAGTGGACCACGCCGTCGGTGCGCAAGACCTTCGGTGAGCTGCTCGCCTGCGTGCCCGGTGGTGAGGCGGCCGCGATCGACGCGCTCGCCCAGCACGCGCCGGACCTCGACGAGGCACTGGCCGCGGGCGGAGTGGTGCTCGTCGGCGAGCGCGCCGCCGAGGTGCCCGGCCTGTTCTCCGCACTGCTGCGGCTGACCGCCCGCACCGGGGCCCGGCTGGCGTGGATCCCGCGCCGCGCCGGGGAACGCGGTGGCGTGGAGGTCGGCGCGCTGCCGACGCTGCTGCCCGGTGGCCGGTCGGTGGCCAGCGCCGAGGACCGCGCCGAAGTGGCGGAGGCCTGGGGCGTGGGCGAACTGCCCGCCGAACCCGGCCGCGACCTGACCGGCATCCTCGAAGCCGCGTCCGGTGGTCAGCTCGACGGGCTGCTGGTCGGCGGGCTCGACCCGGCCGACCTGCCCGACCCGGACCTGGCCGCCCGCGCACTGGCCAACGTGGGCTTCGTGGTCAGCCTGGAACTGCGCGAGAGCGCGGTCACCGCGCACGCCGACGTGGTGCTGCCGATCGCCCCCGCGGTGGAGAAGTCCGGCTCCTTCCTCAACTGGGAAGGCCGCCGCCGCGAGTTCACCGTGACCCTGGAGGGCACCGGCGCGCTGCCCGACTGCCGCGTGCTCGACACGCTCGCGGTCGAGATGGACGCCGACCTGTTCACCCAGACCCCGGCCGCCGCGGCCGGCGACCTGGCCCGGCTGGCCACCCGGCGCGGTGGCCAGGCCCCCGAGGTCGCGGCCCCCGCCGCCCCGAAGCCCGGTGCCGGCCAGGCGGTGCTGGCGACCTGGCGGCAGCTGCTGGACAAGGCCTCGCTGCAGGACGGCGAACCGCACCTGGCGGGCACCGCCCGCCCGGTGGTGGCCCGGCTGTCCGAGGCGACCGCGAACGGCATGGAGACGGTGACCGTGTCGACCGAGCGCGGCGCCATCACGCTGCCGGTGGTGGTCGCCGACCTGCCCGACGGCGTGGTCTGGCTGCCGGGCAACTCCGAAGGCTCCCAGGTCCGCGCCGCGCTCGCGGCCGGGCACGGCTCGGTGGTCTCGATCGCTGGAGGTGAGCGGTGA
- the nuoL gene encoding NADH-quinone oxidoreductase subunit L, producing the protein MIASSWLLVAFPALGALILLVGGKRTDAWGHLLGTATVALSFVYGLVLFFANSFDTPSDVKLFSWIPVNELQVDFGLRMDPLSMTFVLLITGVGMLIHFYSVGYMHDDRGRRRFFGYLNLFVASMLILVLGNSFVTLYLGWEGVGLASYLLIGWYQDRPSAATAAKKAFLMNRVGDVGLALAIFLMFKYVGSTGYAEVFAAVDQIPPGVVTAIAILLLLGACGKSGQFPLQAWLPDAMEGPTPVSALIHAATMVTAGVYLVARSGEIFNATESGRLVVTLVGVVTLLIGCVIGCAYDDIKKVLAYSTVSQIGYMMLAVGLGPFGYALGIMHLLTHGFFKAGLFLGAGSVMHGMNDEVDMRKFGGLWRKMPITFATFGLGYLALIGFPFLSGFYSKDAIIEAAFGAPGWQGWVFGGAATLGAALTAFYMTRLVMLTFFGKQRWKEIKSSDGRDFHPHESPPVMTVPMIILAVGSVAAGFLFTTGDALVEWLTPALGELREAEHTALPHGLIPFLVVGLSALGALAAYLIFRRDTPVERPERVSFPVRAARKDLYGNALNETLVARPGIWLTRFAVFLDNRGVDGAVNGLAASLGGGSGRLRRLQTGFVRSYALSMLGGSFVVIAALLLVRFS; encoded by the coding sequence GTGATCGCATCATCGTGGCTGCTGGTCGCCTTCCCGGCGCTCGGCGCGCTGATCCTGCTGGTCGGGGGCAAGCGCACCGACGCGTGGGGGCACCTGCTCGGTACGGCCACCGTCGCACTGTCCTTTGTGTACGGTCTGGTGCTGTTCTTCGCGAACAGCTTCGACACGCCCAGCGACGTCAAGCTGTTCTCGTGGATCCCGGTCAACGAGCTGCAGGTGGACTTCGGGCTGCGGATGGATCCGCTGTCGATGACCTTCGTGCTGCTGATCACCGGGGTGGGCATGCTGATCCACTTCTACTCGGTGGGTTACATGCACGACGACCGCGGCAGGCGGCGGTTCTTCGGCTACCTGAACCTGTTCGTCGCCTCGATGCTGATCCTGGTGCTGGGCAACAGCTTCGTCACGCTGTACCTCGGCTGGGAGGGCGTCGGCCTCGCCTCGTACCTGCTGATCGGCTGGTACCAGGACCGCCCGTCCGCGGCCACCGCGGCGAAGAAGGCGTTCCTGATGAACCGCGTCGGTGACGTCGGGCTGGCGCTGGCGATCTTCCTGATGTTCAAGTACGTCGGCAGCACCGGCTACGCCGAGGTCTTCGCCGCGGTGGACCAGATCCCGCCGGGCGTGGTCACCGCGATCGCGATCCTGCTGCTGCTCGGGGCGTGCGGCAAGTCCGGTCAGTTCCCGCTCCAGGCCTGGCTGCCGGACGCGATGGAGGGCCCGACCCCGGTTTCCGCGCTCATCCACGCCGCGACCATGGTCACCGCGGGCGTCTACCTGGTCGCCCGCTCCGGCGAGATCTTCAACGCCACCGAGTCCGGTCGGCTGGTGGTCACCCTGGTCGGCGTGGTCACGCTGCTGATCGGGTGCGTCATCGGCTGCGCCTACGACGACATCAAGAAGGTGCTCGCCTACTCCACGGTGAGCCAGATCGGCTACATGATGCTGGCGGTCGGGCTCGGCCCGTTCGGTTACGCGCTGGGCATCATGCACCTGCTCACCCACGGTTTCTTCAAGGCGGGGCTCTTCCTCGGCGCCGGTTCGGTCATGCACGGCATGAACGACGAGGTGGACATGCGGAAGTTCGGCGGGCTGTGGCGCAAGATGCCGATCACCTTCGCCACCTTCGGCCTCGGTTACCTCGCGCTGATCGGCTTCCCGTTCCTGTCGGGCTTCTACTCGAAGGACGCGATCATCGAAGCGGCCTTCGGCGCGCCCGGCTGGCAGGGCTGGGTCTTCGGTGGCGCGGCCACCCTGGGTGCGGCGCTCACCGCGTTCTACATGACCCGGCTGGTGATGCTCACCTTCTTCGGCAAGCAGCGCTGGAAGGAGATCAAGTCCAGCGATGGCCGCGACTTCCACCCGCACGAGTCGCCCCCGGTGATGACCGTGCCGATGATCATCCTGGCGGTCGGCTCGGTGGCCGCGGGCTTCCTGTTCACCACCGGCGACGCGCTGGTCGAATGGCTCACGCCGGCGCTGGGTGAGCTGCGGGAGGCCGAGCACACCGCGCTGCCGCACGGCCTCATCCCGTTCCTGGTGGTTGGCCTGTCCGCGCTCGGCGCGCTGGCCGCCTACCTGATCTTCCGCCGCGACACCCCGGTCGAGCGGCCGGAGCGGGTGTCCTTCCCGGTCCGCGCGGCCCGCAAGGACCTGTACGGCAACGCGCTGAACGAGACGCTGGTCGCCCGGCCGGGCATCTGGCTCACCCGGTTCGCCGTGTTCCTGGACAACCGGGGTGTGGACGGCGCGGTCAACGGCCTGGCCGCGAGCCTGGGCGGCGGCTCCGGTCGCCTGCGCCGGCTGCAGACCGGATTCGTCCGCTCCTACGCGCTGTCCATGCTCGGCGGTTCGTTCGTCGTCATCGCCGCGCTCCTGCTGGTGAGGTTCTCATGA